One genomic segment of Gossypium arboreum isolate Shixiya-1 chromosome 3, ASM2569848v2, whole genome shotgun sequence includes these proteins:
- the LOC108467559 gene encoding squamosa promoter-binding-like protein 16: MESAPSSASFKRARPPGFGNQVPSCLVDGCTADLSKCRDYHRRHKVCEVHSKTPKVSIRGQEQRFCQQCSRFHSLVEFDEGKRSCRKRLDGHNRRRRKPQPNALTVNSGSLLSNPPGSRYLLFSGPQIFSTTSMTDSSTGAVKVKTDISSALNFSSRNSSFVGASSLNYKGERQFSFLQSANSSHPGVSVCQPLVNANPSPGNGGITQKMLLNGLNRTVESNRALSLLSSQPAETREISLSPMVQSGSTSSLIPNLQYKGLGMEGEQVGTILATDQNTNTDLHGNGVFRTGHPGSSASGTHHTLTFSWE, from the exons ATGGAATCAGCACCATCATCTGCTTCGTTTAAAAGGGCTCGGCCGCCTGGTTTCGGAAACCAAGTACCTTCATGCTTGGTTGATGGTTGCACTGCGGACCTCAGCAAATGCAGGGACTACCATCGACGCCATAAAGTATGCGAAGTCCACTCTAAAACCCCAAAAGTCTCAATTAGGGGTCAAGAACAACGATTTTGTCAGCAGTGCAGCAG GTTTCATTCGTTAGTGGAGTTTGACGAAGGGAAACGAAGCTGCCGGAAGCGTCTAGATGGACACAACAGACGGCGGAGAAAGCCTCAACCTAATGCTTTGACTGTAAATTCTGGAAGCTTACTTTCAAATCCCCCAG GGAGTAGATATTTACTATTCAGCGGCCCCCAAATATTTTCCACTACATCCATGACCGATTCTTCGACTGGGGCGGTGAAAGTCAAAACCGATATAAGTTCAGCTTTAAACTTCAGCAGCCGAAATAGCTCGTTCGTTGGAGCCTCATCTCTCAACTACAAAGGTGAAAGGCAGTTCTCTTTCTTACAAAGTGCTAATTCGTCACACCCAGGAGTTTCTGTTTGTCAACCGCTTGTCAATGCTAATCCTTCACCAGGCAATGGTGGCATCACCCAGAAAATGTTGTTGAATGGGTTAAATCGAACCGTCGAGTCTAATCGTGCTCTCTCTCTTCTGTCATCACAACCGGCTGAGACTCGGGAGATTAGTTTGAGCCCTATGGTGCAGTCTGGCTCAACCTCATCCTTGATCCCAAACTTGCAATATAAAGGTCTAGGAATGGAGGGTGAGCAAGTAGGAACCATTTTGGCCACTGATCAAAATACCAATACTGATCTCCATGGAAATGGAGTGTTTCGAACCGGACATCCCGGATCATCTGCAAGTGGTACTCACCACACACTCACCTTCTCATGGGAGTAA